The genome window agaagaagaagaagaagacggaggaggaggaagagggaaacaCGGCTGAGaagcttcctctcctcccccccaccaccccccctctctcttacTTACCCATAATCCCTCCCTCTACTTCAGGCGCCTACAGAGACGAACAGGACGACAAGCCGCAGGAGAAAGATAGCGAGGTGGGCGAACACCGCTCACGTGCACGCTCCTGGTCGGGCAGCTCGGGAAGAAGCAGGAACTCTGTGTGCACGCTCAGCCCAGCGTCTCCCGGGCAGAGCGAGGGGcggcgagagagagggagctggcGAGACGGAAAGCAGTGTGCCGGTGAGGCAGcgaaggagaagaggaggaggaagaggagccgAAGAGGGCGGGAGAGGAGCGGCGACAGACTGAAGAAGAGTGGCACCCTGTATAACCCAAACCGCTCCATTTATCCCGCCATGATGCGTCAACGCTCCCACTCCCCCTCGCCGTTTCACTCCAGCGTGGAGTCTGGCTCGCCGCTGCCACCCAGCCCGCCTGACTCCGGCTGGGAGTATCGCTGTTCCCAGGTctcccccctcacctcctctgtctcctccccctcccgctcctcctcctcgtcgcagctctgctcctctccaCAGACGCCACCGACGCCGTCGCTGTCCCCCGGTGGCCACGGCAACGCTCACCACGGAGAAAAACCCGGCGGGAAGAGGAAGTACAAAAGCCGCCATCTGGACAGCAACGACAAGGATCCCACGTGGAGGCCGAGCAGCAGTCATCgcaaggagaagaggagggagcggagggagaaggagaggaagaggaggcggagagacgaagggaggaggagaggcaggcagaggagggacacaggtggagacaggtgAGTTCAGACGAGATCTtctttacacaaaacaaaacatcgtGTCATGACGTGTATCCAACATGAACGTCTTGGTTTCCTGTGTGTcgtccagcagcaggaggagccgAGACGACCGGAGTCCCAGCGTGGAGATCATCTATGAGGGCACCATCACCTCCAGCGCCACGCAACCGCCCGCCAGGAAACGACGCAGGAAACGTCACCGCAGGACTCAACAGAGCAGGTGAAGCATGTCGCCGTCACGCAGCCGgcagaaaaagcaaacaaggaAACTCTCAGTTTCCTGAGGAGACGTTAGATCCCTGATGCTTTCAGTGCTGTTTGGTCGTCTATAAACTGAGACGTCCTCTGAACTCTTTGTCATCTCACACAGAGAGCGACCTGGTGTAACGAGCATTCACCTTTAAGCTTTAACTCCACAAAGTAAACCTTTTGTTGATTCATCTTCTCCACAAGACGACTTTCCACCACAGTTAAAACATGTGACATCACGTTAAACTGAAAGTGAACTTAGTCCAAACTATTGAACCGTGAGTCATCATACGATGGATCcaacctgcagctcagaggttGAACTGTGTGCAGTTGTAGaaacagccagcagagggcgacCAGCCGCCACCTGTTACCatgaacaagaagaaagaagagcaacacaaaacatttcaccagATTCATGTTGCTGATTGGCCATAATTTAATCTAAGACCTGAATCTGTctcctcaaaacaaaaaatacttttagGCACCCTGGATCCCTGGTTTTCTCTAAGAAAAGCCAGAAAGTGACATATTCCTGTATTaactgtctccctctctctgtctgtctctcagttctCCGGTCATCATCACCCTCGACAGCGACAGCAGCCACGACGACGTCAACACCAAgaacaaccacagcagcagcagcagtccgcTCAGCAGCCAGCAGACGGTCGACTTCTCagaccttcctcctctcccattGGTTCACTCTGCCGGCGTGGGCGAAGCCTTGAATGCAGAGATCGGCGAGCTTCCCGTCGACATCCTGGACCGTGGATCCGACGGGTCGGAGACCGAGCCGGTGGGCCAGTGTGGGGCTGCGGGTCCCATCGCTATTGACAACAGCGACAACAGTGAGCAGGAGGTGGACGTGGAAAATGTCGACTCAGTGCTGGAGTCGGATGATGATAAAGGACCAATCAGAACAGCTGATACTAACACAACCACTGCTGTCACTCAGAGAGAGGCGGGGACTGTGGGCGGACACACAACTAGCCAGAACGATTCTGCCTCCACCACAACAAATCTGGTTCCCAAAAGAAACTCTGAGGGCTCTGACAGCCGTCTGCTGGCTTCCATCCTCAACGACCTGAAGGGAATCTCTGCCCCTAAATGTGATCTTTCCTTGAACCTCGAGTCTAATTCATCATCCGACACCAGGAGGAAGAGTTTCAGGGATCAGTGTGAGGTCACTCAGGCTCGTTTACACCAGGACGGCTGGTCGGCTGAGACGAGTCCTGATTTACCTGAGGAGCGGCAGTGTAACGACAACACAGACCAAAACCTGGGCTTTGACTTGTCAGCGTTTCAAACCTCCatccctccacttcctcttctcGAGCGATCGAAGGAGTGTCGGGtcagagaggagggcagagacCTCCCCCCACTCCTGAAACAGGCCAGTCCTGTTCGCTCTTACAACAGAAACACGCCGCCGCCATTAAAACACAAGGATGCTGGGAGTCCACACCTGTTAACCATTTCTCCCATTGACCTGTGCTCACCTCACGGCTCCGACGCCGACCCAGTCGGTGAAAATTCTCATGCTGACCTCAATTCAAATCCCACCATCTCCCCCATTGACTCTCATTTAGGGGCTGAGCTGCCTAAAGACAACCAGGCTATCCCCCCCATCTCAACGCTGAAGAGACATTTCACCAGCTCGTTGGCGCTGAGAGGAGCTCTGGCCTCAGCTCCACCCATTGACTCCCATCCACCTGCTCCATCTAAAGCAGGAGCATTCCATTCCATGAGTCACAAACCTCCCGCTGATTCCCATCCTCTTTCTGATAGGAGAGCCGACTGCTTACCACGTCTGGACTTCAACGCCTTTCATTCTCCAAAGTTACATTCCGGCCTtgaaagcacaaaaacaatgtcTTCAGCTATTGACTTGCATCCTGTGAATTCTTTACCGGCTGTGGATTTCCATTCGGCCAACACCAGCTGGTGGAAAGACAAGCCGGCTCACACTGACTCTACCTCCAGAGGTCACAGGAATAAGACTCCCAGCCCAGATTCCTGTCGAGCACCTGCTGACCTCCGTCCTAACAGCAGGGGTTCTGCTGAAGGAGCTCCGGCAGGTCGTGATGTTTTCTCAGGAGCCAACTGTAACAACACTTCACCCCCTGTTTTTGCTCCTCCCACTGATCCCAGGACTCGATatccctcctcacctgttcaCTCCTTCTCTTCTAGTCAAAGAGAGACCTTGTCAGAAAAGCTTTCCCCCCCTGGAAACCCCAAATGTCCCGATGACCTCCACCCCTCCAACGCAGCTCCAGAAGGACTGACGGACAATAAAGCCTCGCCCGTAGTCAACCACGAGGAGCGACTGCCTAACGCTCACCTGCCTCCCGTTGATTTGCATCGTACAAGTCTTGTGCCGCCTGCCAATGATCAATCTTGCTTTGTCAGCACCGTGGAGCCCTTGAACCACACAGCCTTACCATCCTCTACCTTCAGAACATCACATAGAAAGTGCGGCTCGCGGTCCGAGTCGACCATTGAGTCCCACTCAAAACTTCTCCGCCCCGCTGACTCCGATTCAAAAGCTCACAACCACTTTGTGTCCAGCGCCGACCCACAGTTCCCCGTTCACGCCTGTTCCAATCACAACACCTCCGTCGACTCCGAGCGTGAACCTCAGCCAACCGTCGACGCTCACTCAAAAAACCCTCACAGAGACTTTCATCTCCCGGCAGACAATCACATCGCGTCTTCCCTCCAGaactcaaactcctccaccgacagccaatcagagtctTCGTCGGCCGTCGACGAACACTCGACCGGCGGCgtctggaacacacacacacacacacgcctgacatgaagagatttaaaatgttttaaggaCTTTATGGATAAAATATAAAGAAcgaagtgctgttttttttttttttttttaatctcctgttgttatttgtgtttgtttataagATAAATTGTTCATTTTAAGATGTAACCTCTTTCATCCCTGTGGCTGAGATCATGAAGCCGTTTGCTGTGTTTGTACGTAAGAACGTATTTTAAACTATTGTTTCCCAACGTGACTGGTAGTTTGTTTCTCTGGGACGAAGAGGAACACAGACGGATCAATATATCAGGTCATCAGTACGAACAATAATGCAAATTAAAGAGTTAAATTTAGGTTTGAACAAGAGCATAAtatgaaatgatgatgtttgaaattgattttggaatgaaaacatgtttgattttgttgataTGGTGATAATGATTATTGATGAGTGATGAGTGATCCCAGCCACCTCTGGACGAGACACACGGAAATATTTATGCCCACAAACTTAAACaggccaaaacaaacattaaaggaCTATTCCAGAGTGAatcctgtttcctcctgtttgtcagTCAAATGCAGAATAAAGATGTGGTGTAAGAAATGAAGGTGATATTAGTGTGATATTGATATAAATTGATCCAGGACACAGGTCACCACAatttcaccagactccctttacaaATCAGCTAATTTAAGTAGTTGAGTAGCGTAAAGCTTTATAcccattatgaaactgtgtctctgacagattctgactcattgtgtccttgttgtaaattcagcattaaatctttcagctgaagttgtttgtctccttgtaaaaagtgtcagtttgtggcagcatgtctgtaccagcctgtctgcatttacactccatttatgagagaagaaacatgttattgatctgaacatgtcacatgttacaaagacactaaacagtaacaatatagg of Acanthopagrus latus isolate v.2019 chromosome 10, fAcaLat1.1, whole genome shotgun sequence contains these proteins:
- the LOC119026681 gene encoding uncharacterized protein LOC119026681 isoform X2 gives rise to the protein MPLTVRNSARRRRKHPDEKLPERPGESTATAQVMAPTRMKLRVRRRDNAAGGSGAAAGGGQPEEEEERSRESSGRSSRRKNTNNTPTTAAAASSSSPPSSSAAASARAVMAAEDASPDSKCPICLDRFNNLAYLDRCLHRFCFPCIQEWSHNKAECPLCKQPFASILHSVRAEDDFKEYTLRPPPANSSVAATVAMVAAMASAARSNHQMRLMLRRHRGADGGETTTQRRRRERGGRGRGGSRVGERTGVWEWYLDTPPLTLPPLPHHPTVSPVVAEDSEEGEDLEEQTMRGGAALAERGVIFEGLTGLGGAAEPTAPTDRASRRLMTRLAARQRLQREGGTVRRLRERETVAFRRTLYRSGIRVHGVAGIGNQGQQQRDITAESFRRNPVHLNRLRPWLQRELTVLYGAHGSLVDIVQRIIMARLARHGLEDTPTIEEELRPFLLARTDHFLHELVSYARSPLSLENYDLQAVYEPPAEAMEVDGTSSSSDSSSVIAISEGDEEERRRGGGESGERLLGRAGGVHDDIIQTGSSLSLSAWDDETPGPSYSTAEPSCSLASLSFSPAPQETANEGGEKREEEGEEECLIVGYKKPIAERTPELVQLSSDTEEEEEKKKKKTEEEEEGNTAEKLPLLPPTTPPLSYLPIIPPSTSGAYRDEQDDKPQEKDSEVGEHRSRARSWSGSSGRSRNSVCTLSPASPGQSEGRRERGSWRDGKQCAGEAAKEKRRRKRSRRGRERSGDRLKKSGTLYNPNRSIYPAMMRQRSHSPSPFHSSVESGSPLPPSPPDSGWEYRCSQVSPLTSSVSSPSRSSSSSQLCSSPQTPPTPSLSPGGHGNAHHGEKPGGKRKYKSRHLDSNDKDPTWRPSSSHRKEKRRERREKERKRRRRDEGRRRGRQRRDTGGDSRRSRDDRSPSVEIIYEGTITSSATQPPARKRRRKRHRRTQQSSSPVIITLDSDSSHDDVNTKNNHSSSSSPLSSQQTVDFSDLPPLPLVHSAGVGEALNAEIGELPVDILDRGSDGSETEPVGQCGAAGPIAIDNSDNSEQEVDVENVDSVLESDDDKGPIRTADTNTTTAVTQREAGTVGGHTTSQNDSASTTTNLVPKRNSEGSDSRLLASILNDLKGISAPKCDLSLNLESNSSSDTRRKSFRDQCEVTQARLHQDGWSAETSPDLPEERQCNDNTDQNLGFDLSAFQTSIPPLPLLERSKECRVREEGRDLPPLLKQASPVRSYNRNTPPPLKHKDAGSPHLLTISPIDLCSPHGSDADPVGENSHADLNSNPTISPIDSHLGAELPKDNQAIPPISTLKRHFTSSLALRGALASAPPIDSHPPAPSKAGAFHSMSHKPPADSHPLSDRRADCLPRLDFNAFHSPKLHSGLESTKTMSSAIDLHPVNSLPAVDFHSANTSWWKDKPAHTDSTSRGHRNKTPSPDSCRAPADLRPNSRGSAEGAPAGRDVFSGANCNNTSPPVFAPPTDPRTRYPSSPVHSFSSSQRETLSEKLSPPGNPKCPDDLHPSNAAPEGLTDNKASPVVNHEERLPNAHLPPVDLHRTSLVPPANDQSCFVSTVEPLNHTALPSSTFRTSHRKCGSRSESTIESHSKLLRPADSDSKAHNHFVSSADPQFPVHACSNHNTSVDSEREPQPTVDAHSKNPHRDFHLPADNHIASSLQNSNSSTDSQSESSSAVDEHSTGGVWNTHTHTRLT
- the LOC119026681 gene encoding uncharacterized protein LOC119026681 isoform X1, giving the protein MPLTVRNSARRRRKHPDEKLPERPGESTATAQVMAPTRMKLRVRRRDNAAGGSGAAAGGGQPEEEEERSRESSGRSSRRKNTNNTPTTAAAASSSSPPSSSAAASARAVMAAEDASPDSKCPICLDRFNNLAYLDRCLHRFCFPCIQEWSHNKAECPLCKQPFASILHSVRAEDDFKEYTLRPPPANSSVAATVAMVAAMASAARSNHQMRLMLRRHRGADGGETTTQRRRRERGGRGRGGSRVGERTGVWEWYLDTPPLTLPPLPHHPTVSPVVAEDSEEGEDLEEQTMRGGAALAERGVIFEGLTGLGGAAEPTAPTDRASRRLMTRLAARQRLQREGGTVRRLRERETVAFRRTLYRSGIRVHGVAGIGNQGQQQRDITAESFRRNPVHLNRLRPWLQRELTVLYGAHGSLVDIVQRIIMARLARHGLEDTPTIEEELRPFLLARTDHFLHELVSYARSPLSLENYDLQAVYEPPAEAMEVDGTSSSSDSSSVIAISEGDEEERRRGGGESGERLLGRAGGVHDDIIQTGSSLSLSAWDDETPGPSYSTAEPSCSLASLSFSPAPQETANEGGEKREEEGEEECLIVGYKKPIAERTPELVQLSSDTEEEEEKKKKKTEEEEEGNTAEKLPLLPPTTPPLSYLPIIPPSTSGAYRDEQDDKPQEKDSEVGEHRSRARSWSGSSGRSRNSVCTLSPASPGQSEGRRERGSWRDGKQCAGEAAKEKRRRKRSRRGRERSGDRLKKSGTLYNPNRSIYPAMMRQRSHSPSPFHSSVESGSPLPPSPPDSGWEYRCSQVSPLTSSVSSPSRSSSSSQLCSSPQTPPTPSLSPGGHGNAHHGEKPGGKRKYKSRHLDSNDKDPTWRPSSSHRKEKRRERREKERKRRRRDEGRRRGRQRRDTGGDSSRRSRDDRSPSVEIIYEGTITSSATQPPARKRRRKRHRRTQQSSSPVIITLDSDSSHDDVNTKNNHSSSSSPLSSQQTVDFSDLPPLPLVHSAGVGEALNAEIGELPVDILDRGSDGSETEPVGQCGAAGPIAIDNSDNSEQEVDVENVDSVLESDDDKGPIRTADTNTTTAVTQREAGTVGGHTTSQNDSASTTTNLVPKRNSEGSDSRLLASILNDLKGISAPKCDLSLNLESNSSSDTRRKSFRDQCEVTQARLHQDGWSAETSPDLPEERQCNDNTDQNLGFDLSAFQTSIPPLPLLERSKECRVREEGRDLPPLLKQASPVRSYNRNTPPPLKHKDAGSPHLLTISPIDLCSPHGSDADPVGENSHADLNSNPTISPIDSHLGAELPKDNQAIPPISTLKRHFTSSLALRGALASAPPIDSHPPAPSKAGAFHSMSHKPPADSHPLSDRRADCLPRLDFNAFHSPKLHSGLESTKTMSSAIDLHPVNSLPAVDFHSANTSWWKDKPAHTDSTSRGHRNKTPSPDSCRAPADLRPNSRGSAEGAPAGRDVFSGANCNNTSPPVFAPPTDPRTRYPSSPVHSFSSSQRETLSEKLSPPGNPKCPDDLHPSNAAPEGLTDNKASPVVNHEERLPNAHLPPVDLHRTSLVPPANDQSCFVSTVEPLNHTALPSSTFRTSHRKCGSRSESTIESHSKLLRPADSDSKAHNHFVSSADPQFPVHACSNHNTSVDSEREPQPTVDAHSKNPHRDFHLPADNHIASSLQNSNSSTDSQSESSSAVDEHSTGGVWNTHTHTRLT
- the LOC119026681 gene encoding uncharacterized protein LOC119026681 isoform X3, with product MAPTRMKLRVRRRDNAAGGSGAAAGGGQPEEEEERSRESSGRSSRRKNTNNTPTTAAAASSSSPPSSSAAASARAVMAAEDASPDSKCPICLDRFNNLAYLDRCLHRFCFPCIQEWSHNKAECPLCKQPFASILHSVRAEDDFKEYTLRPPPANSSVAATVAMVAAMASAARSNHQMRLMLRRHRGADGGETTTQRRRRERGGRGRGGSRVGERTGVWEWYLDTPPLTLPPLPHHPTVSPVVAEDSEEGEDLEEQTMRGGAALAERGVIFEGLTGLGGAAEPTAPTDRASRRLMTRLAARQRLQREGGTVRRLRERETVAFRRTLYRSGIRVHGVAGIGNQGQQQRDITAESFRRNPVHLNRLRPWLQRELTVLYGAHGSLVDIVQRIIMARLARHGLEDTPTIEEELRPFLLARTDHFLHELVSYARSPLSLENYDLQAVYEPPAEAMEVDGTSSSSDSSSVIAISEGDEEERRRGGGESGERLLGRAGGVHDDIIQTGSSLSLSAWDDETPGPSYSTAEPSCSLASLSFSPAPQETANEGGEKREEEGEEECLIVGYKKPIAERTPELVQLSSDTEEEEEKKKKKTEEEEEGNTAEKLPLLPPTTPPLSYLPIIPPSTSGAYRDEQDDKPQEKDSEVGEHRSRARSWSGSSGRSRNSVCTLSPASPGQSEGRRERGSWRDGKQCAGEAAKEKRRRKRSRRGRERSGDRLKKSGTLYNPNRSIYPAMMRQRSHSPSPFHSSVESGSPLPPSPPDSGWEYRCSQVSPLTSSVSSPSRSSSSSQLCSSPQTPPTPSLSPGGHGNAHHGEKPGGKRKYKSRHLDSNDKDPTWRPSSSHRKEKRRERREKERKRRRRDEGRRRGRQRRDTGGDSSRRSRDDRSPSVEIIYEGTITSSATQPPARKRRRKRHRRTQQSSSPVIITLDSDSSHDDVNTKNNHSSSSSPLSSQQTVDFSDLPPLPLVHSAGVGEALNAEIGELPVDILDRGSDGSETEPVGQCGAAGPIAIDNSDNSEQEVDVENVDSVLESDDDKGPIRTADTNTTTAVTQREAGTVGGHTTSQNDSASTTTNLVPKRNSEGSDSRLLASILNDLKGISAPKCDLSLNLESNSSSDTRRKSFRDQCEVTQARLHQDGWSAETSPDLPEERQCNDNTDQNLGFDLSAFQTSIPPLPLLERSKECRVREEGRDLPPLLKQASPVRSYNRNTPPPLKHKDAGSPHLLTISPIDLCSPHGSDADPVGENSHADLNSNPTISPIDSHLGAELPKDNQAIPPISTLKRHFTSSLALRGALASAPPIDSHPPAPSKAGAFHSMSHKPPADSHPLSDRRADCLPRLDFNAFHSPKLHSGLESTKTMSSAIDLHPVNSLPAVDFHSANTSWWKDKPAHTDSTSRGHRNKTPSPDSCRAPADLRPNSRGSAEGAPAGRDVFSGANCNNTSPPVFAPPTDPRTRYPSSPVHSFSSSQRETLSEKLSPPGNPKCPDDLHPSNAAPEGLTDNKASPVVNHEERLPNAHLPPVDLHRTSLVPPANDQSCFVSTVEPLNHTALPSSTFRTSHRKCGSRSESTIESHSKLLRPADSDSKAHNHFVSSADPQFPVHACSNHNTSVDSEREPQPTVDAHSKNPHRDFHLPADNHIASSLQNSNSSTDSQSESSSAVDEHSTGGVWNTHTHTRLT